Below is a genomic region from Virgibacillus dokdonensis.
TCAAATGGTATTTCCTCGCATCTTTTAGCTTGATTGGCAAAATGCATGGATATATCTTGTTGCGTATCTGCTAGGACATTAACTGCAAACTTATTAGATTTATGCAGTTTTGTTAACATGTTCGCTCGATTATCTATCGATACTGTAATTAATTTCGGTTCTAAGGAAACGGACATAAATGCGTTTGCTGTCATACCATGGATCTCTTCTCCTATTTTAGTTGTAATTACAGTAACTCCGGTTGCAAAGCG
It encodes:
- a CDS encoding flavin reductase family protein gives rise to the protein MDSRAFRNAMGRFATGVTVITTKIGEEIHGMTANAFMSVSLEPKLITVSIDNRANMLTKLHKSNKFAVNVLADTQQDISMHFANQAKRCEEIPFEIFHSVPIIQDALVSVVCEVEQAFEVGDHTLFIGKVIAMESNQGSPLTFYKGQYGKYEPAEYVN